The Drechmeria coniospora strain ARSEF 6962 chromosome 02, whole genome shotgun sequence genome has a segment encoding these proteins:
- a CDS encoding YhhN-like protein, protein MIRANCSCLACGIGTTSTLHSALRIAIATNLLSDAPCAAGLANSLPRPRDIARRHGQKPAADWAEKQWSKVGRQTLVDLRCVQGQLRHAMEPGRVGTPQGAILVASIGSAVAYGLLVRAAPSRRRMASKTASTALLSLYAALRGEDWLLVPALALGSVGDAFLAWPGEENFLRGLASFLVAHLFYIALFARLGGGLEQIWAESWRQGLATSMLALAPIMSFILMPRVSARLRLPIMAYSATILAMVFCVLTVDNRQVVAGAVLFALSDTILSTDEFVLPKESCHHGWMQYSVWMLYYSGQFLIAAGL, encoded by the coding sequence ATGATAAGAGCTAATTGCTCCTGCTTGGCCTGTGGCATTGGTACCACTTCGACTCTCCATTCCGCTCTTCGGATTGCCATCGCCACCAACCTCTTGTCTGACGCCCCCTGTGCTGCGGGACTTGCAAATTCCCTTCCGCGTCCTAGAGACATCGCACGCCGCCACGGTCAAAAGCCCGCTGCCGATTGGGCGGAGAAGCAGTGGTCCAAGGTCGGAAGACAGACGCTCGTTGATCTTCGTTGTGTGCAAGGCCAGCTCAGGCACGCCATGGAGCCCGGACGTGTTGGCACCCCGCAAGGGGCGATACTGGTGGCCTCGAtcggctcggccgtcgcgtACGGCCTCCTCGtgcgggcggcgccgagccgcAGACGGATGGCATCGAAGACGGCATCGACAGCGCTGCTCTCCCTCTATGCTGCTCTCCGCGGCGAGGACTGgctgctcgtgccggcgctcgccctcggctccgtcggtGACGCGTTCCTCGCCTGGCCTGGCGAGGAGAACTTCCTGCGCGGCCTCGCgagcttcctcgtcgcccacctATTCTACATTGCCCTCTTTGCccgccttggcggcggctTGGAGCAAATCTGGGCCGAGAGCTGGCGGCAGGGTCTTGCGACTTCGATGCTCGCGCTGGCACCCATCATGAGCTTCATCCTAATGCCCCGAGTGAGCGCAAGGCTACGGCTGCCGATCATGGCCTACTCGGCCACCATCCTAGCCATGGTATTCTGCGTCCTCACCGTCGACAATCGAcaggtcgtcgccggcgccgtcctcttTGCCCTATCCGACACGATCCTGTCGACGGACGAGTTTGTGCTGCCTAAGGAATCTTGTCATCACGGCTGGATGCAATACAGCGTCTGGATGCTCTACTATTCGGGTCAAttcctcatcgccgccggcctgtaG
- a CDS encoding UbiD family decarboxylase, whose protein sequence is MHDPSLTASEPIVTHNHHHVESRGRVVDVVRTDMAGRRPPTVSDHGPADALPFPAGPLLTNVCATLQHLPASSAGVGEEVEGRRLVDAVCHGMCRRMPSWPRPVRCRVTDTDEVADTVLVACMNIVVGTNSNLIDPREQAALAPDEIERRIFGSKMVVVVEQMQILTTWTVKACLLLLYHRLTFVPSIPHRAAWRTRATDGAGPRLSLKGNLLVKVVAAYVAASFVLMEILYLGVWCRPFSEYWAVPPDNPQCSAATNHLITNAVVNISSDMVIIMIPMPVLLRSRIAMKKKVVLCAVFALGGFTILSAILNKFYSFSEPYGSAWTFWYIRESSTALIVANIPLTWTLFRRAFHLRSFDESGNGSKTPAGHANSTVRSHAQRHNRNASGSYIMADGDGPDVPDGPCSERSVGREEMEKEYGISLKIYQRHDVQVRSEPAGSRDGWVASRTSPPPGLTTTIQGGSREGPRDVETASVRSSGPFGGPVSVAVAV, encoded by the exons ATGCATGATCCATCTTTGACGGCTTCGGAACCGATCGTGACCCATAATCATCATCATGTCGAGTCTCGCGGTAGAGTCGTGGACGTGGTACGGACTGACATGGCtggtcgtcgtcctccgACTGTTAGTGACCACGGACCGGCAGATGCTCTGCCATTCCCTGCGGGCCCCTTGCTAACGAACGTCTGTGCCACGCTCCAGCATCTCCCAGCTTCTTCTGCGGGGGTCGGTGAAGAAGTTGAGGGCCGACGACTGGTTGATGCTGTTTGCCATGGTATGTGCCGTCGGATGCCCTCGTGGCCACGCCCCGTTCGTTGCCGCGTCACTGAcaccgacgaggtcgccgacaCCGTTCTTGTCGCCTGCATGaacatcgtcgtcggcaccaacAGCAACCTCATCGATCCTCGAGAGCAGGCAGCACTGGCACCCGACGAAATCGAGAGGCGCATCTTTGGCTCGAagatggtcgtcgtcgtcgagcagatGCAGATTCTCACGACGTGGACGGTCAAGGCATGCCTGCTCCTGCTGTACCACCGACTGACGTTCGTACCCTCCATCCCCCACCGAGCGGCGTGGCGGACGCGGGCGACTGACGGAGCGGGACCTAGGCTGAGCTTGAAGGGCAACCTCCTCGTCAAGGTTGTCGCCGCCTAcgtcgccgccagcttcGTCCTCATGGAAATCCTCTACCTCGGCGTCTGGTGCCGGCCGTTTAGCGAGTACTGGGCCGTGCCGCCCGATAATC CGCAAtgctcggcagcgacgaACCATCTGATCACaaacgccgtcgtcaacaTCTCGTCGGACATGGTCATCATCATGATACCGATGCCCGTCCTGCTGCGGTCCCGCATCGCCATGAAGAAGAAGGTCGTGCTGTGCGCCGTCTTtgccctcggcggcttcaCC ATCCTCTCGGCCATCCTGAACAAGTTCTACAGCTTCAGCGAGCCGTACGGGTCGGCTTGGACCTTCTGGTACATTCGCGAGTCGTCGACAGCCTTGATCGTCGCCAACATTCCTTTGACCTGGACCCTCTTCCGGAGGGCCTTTCACCTGCGGTCCTTTGACGAGAGCGGCAACGGTTCCAAGACGCCGGCCGGGCACGCGAACTCGACGGTTCGATCCCACGCGCAGCGACACAACCGCAACGCATCCGGCAGCTACATCatggccgatggcgacggcccgGACGTGCCGGACGGGCCGTGCTCGGAGCGGTCTGTTGGCCGGGAGGAGATGGAAAAGGAGTACGGCATCTCTCTCAAGATATACCAACGGCACGACGTCCAGGTCCGCTCCGAGCCGGCCGGGTCGCGTGACGGCTGGGTCGCATCCaggacgtcgccgcctccgggcctgacgacgacgatacAGGGGGGTTCGAGAGAGGGCCCTCGAGACGTCGAGACGGCCTCGGTCCGGTCTTCTGGCCCGTTCGGGGGCCCCGTCTCGGTTGCGGTCGCGGTGTAG
- a CDS encoding oligopeptide transporter gives MTNSATVPMKPVLFLSAPSRPTEQASDAPWMARSSSKESSCPPLSLRCRLPHGCSPRLSPELSPSGHIAPDRLELDDNPLAPRAVALVIVVMAVETAVPAPDQKHEPQGSVVKEKKTSDEVVDLTSEIKSHTDDEDDTITDLFVSFPDLKGVEPESNPLTARAVITGIILGSLVNASNVYLGLKTGFTFTATMFGAIFGFGFILLLTKAFPRIPGIGDRFGPQENSIIQASATGAGGMAGVFVAGLPAMYRLGLLSEDPKADFPRILTITIVCALFGLFAAVPLRKFFIINVARELNMVFPTPTATALAIRSMHAVGSGAEDAMKKIKALGYSFIGAFVHIVVSQYADGILHNWHIFTWFYAWGNYKNWAINIENWGWYIQLTPAFFGSGILVGLNAALSWWGGTVVAFGLIGPLLVHYGVCIGKEIPTTSPKWEGRVNFNSLSGISKPGYVPSPRFWMLWPGVMVLIVYSLVEFLLHFRVIYDGVKFALRGVAVKLNDNLQKRGKSSPFLEKQAAKANDESSLLKDFATKEQQVPTWVWLTGTIVMTAVSMVVCHFQFHMNAGLAILSCILGLLFAFLSIYGGAVTDTAPLTASAKASQLVFGGITKGQGLSVTDAQRVNLIAGNMASGCADVATALTSDFRVGFLLKTPPNLQFYAQAMGALVSVFLAPGVFVLFMSAYPCVWKSDYKPPYEGFECPFQAPSVVAWQAVAQAVTLPKIPIPLSCTIFSIVMGVLAGAQAVFKNFYLIGPRQKYREWLPNWMAIGVAWVLGVDSAYANAILAGSITAYFWQKKWAKNFETYAFSIAAGLLAGEGLAGVVNAALTLAEVDGGLKGTGIGLPGQF, from the exons ATGACAAACTCGGCAACGGTCCCGATGAAGCCCGTGCTGTTCCTCTCGGCCCCatcgcggccgacggagcaGGCCAGCGACGCGCCATGGATGGCACGCTCGAGTTCAAAAGAGTCCTCGTGCCCGCCGCTCTCCTTGCGCTGTCGCCTCCC TCACGgctgctcgcctcgcctctcccCTGAGCTGAGCCCGTCTGGACACATCGCCCCGGACCGCCTCGAACTCGACGACAACCCCTTAGCCCCGCGAGCCGTAgcgctcgtcatcgtcgtcatggccgtcgagacAGCCGTGCCGGCGCCTGACCAGAAGCATGAGCCGCAAGGCAGCGTCgtcaaggagaagaagacgtCGGATGAGGTCGTCGACCTGACGTCGGAGATAAAGTCGcacaccgacgacgaggacgatacCATCACCGACCTCTTCGTCAGCTTTCCCGATCTCAAGGGCGTCGAGCCCGAGTCCAACCCGCTCACCGCCCGCGCCGTCATCACCGGCATCATCCTCGGCTCTCTCGTCAACGCCTCCAACGTCTATCTTG GTCTCAAGACGGGATTCACCTTCACCGCCACCATGTTCGGCGCCatcttcggcttcggcttcatcctcctcctcacaAAGGCTTTCCCCCGCATCCCCGGCATCGGTGATCGCTTCGGGCCGCAGGAAAACTCCATCATCCAGGCCTCGGCCACCGGCGCCGGAGGCATGgccggcgtcttcgtcgccggcttgcCCGCCATGTACAGGTTGGGCCTTCTGTCCGAGGACCCCAAGGCCGACTTCCCTCGCATcctcaccatcaccatcgtctG CGCTCTCTTCGgtctcttcgccgccgtccctcTGCGCAAGTTTTTCATCATCAACGTCGCGCGCGAGCTCAACATGGTCTTCCCGACCCCGACCGCCACCGCCCTGGCCATCCGCTCCATGCACGCCGTCGGttccggcgccgaggatgccatgAAAAAGATCAAGGCCCTCGGCTACTCCTTCATCGGCGCCTTCGTCCACATCGTCGTCTCCCAGTACGCCGATGGAATCCTGCACAACTGGCACATCTTCACCTGGTTCTACGCTT GGGGCAACTACAAGAACTGGGCCATCAACATCGAGAACTGGGGAtggtacatccagctgacgcccgccttcttcggctccggcatcctcgtcggcctgaACGCCGCCCTCTCCTGGTGGGGCGgtaccgtcgtcgccttcggtCTCATCGGCCCCCTGCTCGTCCACTACGGCGTCTGCATCGGCAAGGAGAtcccgacgacgtcgcccaAGTGGGAGGGTCGCGTCAACTTCAACAGCCTCAGCGGCATCAGCAAGCCGGGTTACGTGCCGAGCCCGCGCTTCTGGATGCTGTGGCCCGGCGTCATGGTCCTCATCGTCTACAGCCTTGTCGAGTTCCTCCTCCACTTCCGCGTCATCTACGACGGTGTCAAGTTCGCCCTgcgcggcgtcgccgtcaagctAAACGACAACCTGCAGAAGCGAGGCAAGTCGAGCCCGTTCTTGGAGAAGCAagcggccaaggccaacgaTGAGTCGAGCCTGCTGAAGGACTTCGCCACCAAGGAGCAGCAGGTGCCCACCTGGGTTTGGCTCACGGGCACCATCGTCATGACGGCCGTCTCCATGGTCGTCTGTCACTTCCAGTTCCACATgaacgccggcctcgccattCTTTCCTGCATCCTCGGCTTGCTGTTTGCCTTCCTGTCCATCT ATGGTGGAGCCGTCACCGACACGGCGCCTCTTACCGCCTCTGCCAAGGCCTCCCAGCTCGTTTTCGGTGGCATCACCAAGGGTCAGGGGCTGTCCGTCACCGACGCCCAGCGGGTGAACCTCATCGCCGGTAACATGGCCTCAGGTTGCGCCGACGTGGCCACGGCGCTCACGAGCGACTTCCGTGTCGGATTTCTCCTCAAGACACCTCCGAACCTGCAGTTCTACGCCCAGGCGATGGGtgccctcgtctccgtcttcctcgccccGGGCGTCTTCGTCTTGTTCATGTCAGCCTACCCCTGCGTTTGGAAGTCGGACTACAAACCGCCGTACGAAGGCTTTGAGTGCCCCTTCCAGGCGCCCTCGGTCGTTGCCTGGCAAGCCGTCGCCCAAGCGGTGACGCTCCCCAAGATCCCCATCCCCCTTTCCTGCACCATCTTCTCCATCGTCATGGGCGTCTTGGCCGGTGCTCAGGCCGTGTTCAAGAACTTCTACCTCATCGGCCCCCGTCAGAAGTACCGCGAATGGCTACCCAACTGGatggccatcggcgtcgcTTGGGTCTTGGGCGTCGACAGCGCCTACGCCAACGCCATTCTCGCGGGGAGCATCACCGCCTATTTCTGGCAGAAGAAGTGGGCCAAGAACTTTGAGACGTACGCCTTCTCCATCGCTGCCGGTCTCCTCGCCGGGGAGGGACTGGCTGGCGTCGTGAATGCCGCTCTCACGCTGGCCGAGGTTGACGGTGGACTCAAGGGCACAGGCATCGGTCTGCCCGGTCAGTTTTGA